Proteins from a genomic interval of Echeneis naucrates chromosome 21, fEcheNa1.1, whole genome shotgun sequence:
- the ube2al gene encoding ubiquitin conjugating enzyme E2 A, like isoform X1, protein MSTPARRRLMRDFKRLQEDPPAGVSGAPSENNIMVWNAVIFGPEGTPFEDGTFKLIVEFTEEYPNKPPTVRFVSKMFHPNVYADGSICLDILQNRWSPTYDVSSILTSIQSLLDEPNPNSPANSQAAQLYQENKREYEKRVSAIVEQSWRDS, encoded by the exons ATGTCAACCCCAGCCAGAAGGAGACTTATGAGAGATTTTAAAcg ACTACAAGAGGATCCTCCAGCTGGTGTTAGCGGTGCCCCATCTGAAAACAACATCATGGTGTGGAATGCAGTCATATTTGG CCCCGAAGGAACACCCTTTGAAGATG GTACATTTAAACTAATTGTAGAGTTCACAGAAGAATACCCAAACAAACCCCCCACAGTACGATTTGTGTCAAAGATGTTTCATCCGAATG TTTATGCAGATGGCAGTATATGTTTGGATATCCTACAGAACCGTTGGAGTCCCACCTATGATGTTTCCTCTATTCTTACATCTATCCAG TCTCTGCTTGATGAACCAAACCCCAACAGTCCAGCCAACAGTCAGGCAGCCCAGCTCTACCAGGAGAACAAGCGGGAGTATGAGAAGCGTGTGTCTGCCATTGTAGAACAAAGCTGGAGAGACAGTTGA
- the ube2al gene encoding ubiquitin conjugating enzyme E2 A, like isoform X2 yields the protein MSTPARRRLMRDFKRLQEDPPAGVSGAPSENNIMVWNAVIFGPEGTPFEDVYADGSICLDILQNRWSPTYDVSSILTSIQSLLDEPNPNSPANSQAAQLYQENKREYEKRVSAIVEQSWRDS from the exons ATGTCAACCCCAGCCAGAAGGAGACTTATGAGAGATTTTAAAcg ACTACAAGAGGATCCTCCAGCTGGTGTTAGCGGTGCCCCATCTGAAAACAACATCATGGTGTGGAATGCAGTCATATTTGG CCCCGAAGGAACACCCTTTGAAGATG TTTATGCAGATGGCAGTATATGTTTGGATATCCTACAGAACCGTTGGAGTCCCACCTATGATGTTTCCTCTATTCTTACATCTATCCAG TCTCTGCTTGATGAACCAAACCCCAACAGTCCAGCCAACAGTCAGGCAGCCCAGCTCTACCAGGAGAACAAGCGGGAGTATGAGAAGCGTGTGTCTGCCATTGTAGAACAAAGCTGGAGAGACAGTTGA
- the ing1 gene encoding inhibitor of growth protein 1 yields the protein MLNPTNGDPGHVVVNYVEEYLDLVESLPFDLQRSVSLMKEIDAKYQDVLKELDDAYERYRRESDSLQRRKLQLSIQRALIRSQELGDEKIQIAGQMVELVENRTRQIDWHSELLLSSQEVPESHVSTATSMTTIAASMMSSSSATITPGKPGHHDKKRDEVTPGSGGADKTGGKRSRRQKNGENRESYGGMDHAEEIGVGASREKRAKTSSKKKKRSKGKSEREVSPPDLPIDPDEPTYCLCEQVSYGEMIGCDNDECPIEWFHFSCVGLHHKPKGKWYCPKCRGENEKTMDKALERAKKERAYNR from the exons ATGTTGAATCCGACCAATGGTGACCCAGGTCACGTGGTTGTGAATTATGTGGAGGAGTATTTGGACCTGGTGGAATCACTACCCTTTGACCTGCAGAGGAGTGTGTCTCTCATGAAGGAAATTGATGCCAAGTATCAAG ATGTTCTGAAGGAGCTCGACGATGCTTACGAGCGATATCGCCGGGAATCTGATTCACTTCAGAGGCGCAAACTTCAATTATCAATTCAGAGGGCGCTTATCCGCAGTCAAGAGCTCGGAGATGAAAAGATCCAGATTGCTGGTCAAATG GTGGAATTAGTTGAGAACCGGACACGACAAATAGACTGGCATTCAGAgcttctcctttcctctcaaGAAGTCCCAGAGAGCCATGTTTCCACAGCAACGTCCATGACAACCATTGCAGCATCCATGATGTCTTCATCATCAGCCACCATCACACCAGGCAAACCTGGCCACCATGATAAGAAGCGTGATGAAGTCACCCCTGGCTCAGGTGGTGCAGACAAGACTGGTGGGAAACGTTCACGGCGTCAGAAGAATGGGGAAAATCGGGAAAGCTACGGGGGTATGGATCACGCTGAGGAAATAGGAGTGGGTGCCTCACGGGAAAAACGTGCCAAAACATCTTCTAAAAAGAAGAAGCGATCAAAAGGAAAGTCTGAGAGAGAAGTATCACCTCCAGACCTGCCCATTGATCCAGACGAGCCAACATACTGCCTGTGTGAGCAGGTGTCCTATGGCGAGATGATCGGCTGTGATAACGATGAATGTCCCATTGAGTGGTTTCACTTCTCCTGTGTGGGGCTCCATCACAAGCCAAAAGGAAAGTGGTACTGCCCCAAGTGTAGAGGTGAGAATGAGAAGACTATGGACAAGGCCTTGGAAAGGGCCAAGAAGGAGAGGGCATACAACAGGTAG